One Micromonospora sp. WMMD812 genomic window carries:
- the ppc gene encoding phosphoenolpyruvate carboxylase: MTDQHDHDGPDAALRADIRRLGTLLGQTLARQEGRPLLDLVEEIRALVRSDAPTAAQRLATLDVTTGTKLARAFSTYFHLANITEQVHRARDLRRRRAVQGGWLDQAAKMIAERGVPAEEIASVARRLAVRPVFTAHPTEAARRSILSKLRAIADELDTETANAILYGASDEGPANRRLAELLDLMWQTDELRLDRPDPTDEARNAIYYLRDLYAEAAPQVLDDLADTLRTLGVETSPTARPLSFGTWIGGDRDGNPFVTPTVTRDVLTIQHEHGIEATEKAMDHLINEVSVSRRLRGVSLDLSASLAADLDALPEVAPRFRRVNAEEPYRLKARCVKAKLANTRQRLRQGTAHVPGRDYRGSAELIADLELLRASLARNSGQLTAVGRLASSIRTVSAFGLHLATMDVREHAEAHHAVLAQLYAAVGEVSDYPALTRLERTKLLADELTGRRPLSTLDTPLTEAARKTFDVFGTIREAQDRFGTEVIESYIISMTLGVDDVLAAVVLAREAGLVDVHTGRARIGFVPLLETPAELNAGGELLDELLSLPAYRALVAARGDVQEVMLGYSDSNKEAGITTSQWSIHRAQRALRDVAARHGVHLRLFHGRGGTVGRGGGPTHEAILAQPYGTLDGAIKVTEQGEVISDKYTLPSLARENLELTLAAVLQATLLHTAPRQPAELLERWDATMDVVSESAYRSYRSLVEDPDLPAYFWASTPTELLGALNIGSRPAKRPNTGAGLAGLRAIPWVFGWTQTRQIVPGWFGVGSGLAAAREAGLADVLAEMHRNWHFFRTFLSNVEMMLTKTDLTIARRYVESLVPKKLHPIFEKIEQEYELTKREVLAVTASPALLENSPVLQRTLAVRDTYLEPLHHLQVALLRQYRDSGAAGRAVATAPGGRRAPSDGTALERALLTTVNGIAAGMRNTG, encoded by the coding sequence GTGACCGACCAGCACGACCACGACGGCCCCGACGCCGCGCTGCGGGCCGACATCCGCCGCCTCGGCACCCTGCTCGGCCAGACCCTGGCCCGCCAGGAGGGCCGCCCACTGCTCGACCTGGTCGAGGAGATCCGCGCGCTGGTCCGCTCCGACGCCCCCACCGCCGCCCAGCGGCTCGCCACGCTCGACGTGACCACCGGCACCAAGCTGGCCCGGGCGTTCTCCACCTACTTCCACCTGGCCAACATCACCGAGCAGGTGCACCGGGCCCGCGACCTGCGCCGGCGCCGGGCGGTGCAGGGCGGCTGGCTGGACCAGGCGGCCAAGATGATCGCCGAGCGCGGGGTGCCGGCCGAGGAGATCGCCTCGGTGGCCCGCCGGCTGGCGGTCCGGCCGGTCTTCACCGCGCACCCGACCGAGGCGGCCCGCCGGTCGATCCTGTCGAAGCTCCGGGCGATCGCCGACGAGTTGGACACCGAGACGGCGAACGCGATCCTCTACGGCGCCAGCGACGAGGGGCCGGCGAACCGGCGGCTGGCCGAACTGCTCGACCTCATGTGGCAGACCGACGAGCTGCGGCTGGACCGGCCGGACCCGACCGACGAGGCGCGCAACGCCATCTACTACCTCCGCGACCTGTACGCCGAGGCCGCCCCGCAGGTCCTCGACGACCTCGCCGACACGCTGCGGACGCTCGGCGTGGAGACCTCCCCGACGGCCCGGCCGCTGAGCTTCGGCACCTGGATCGGCGGGGACCGGGACGGCAATCCGTTCGTCACGCCGACGGTGACCCGCGACGTGCTGACGATCCAGCACGAGCACGGCATCGAGGCCACCGAGAAGGCGATGGACCACCTGATCAACGAGGTGTCCGTCTCCCGGCGGCTGCGCGGGGTCTCGCTGGACCTCTCCGCCAGCCTCGCCGCCGACCTGGACGCGCTGCCCGAGGTGGCGCCCCGGTTCCGCCGGGTCAACGCCGAGGAGCCCTACCGGCTCAAGGCCCGCTGTGTGAAGGCCAAGCTGGCCAACACCCGGCAGCGGCTGCGCCAGGGCACCGCGCACGTGCCGGGCCGGGACTACCGGGGCTCGGCCGAGCTGATCGCCGACCTGGAACTGCTGCGCGCCTCGCTGGCCCGCAACTCCGGCCAGCTCACCGCCGTCGGCCGGCTCGCCTCCAGCATCCGCACCGTCTCGGCGTTCGGCCTGCACCTGGCGACCATGGACGTCCGGGAGCACGCCGAGGCACACCACGCCGTGTTGGCCCAGCTCTACGCGGCCGTCGGCGAGGTGTCTGACTACCCGGCGCTGACCCGGCTGGAGCGCACCAAGCTGCTCGCCGACGAGCTGACCGGCCGTCGTCCGCTCTCTACCCTGGACACTCCGCTCACCGAGGCGGCCCGCAAGACGTTCGACGTGTTCGGGACCATCCGGGAGGCGCAGGACCGGTTCGGCACCGAGGTGATCGAGTCGTACATCATCTCGATGACGCTCGGTGTGGACGACGTGCTCGCCGCCGTGGTGCTGGCCCGGGAGGCCGGGCTGGTGGACGTGCACACCGGCCGGGCCCGGATCGGGTTCGTGCCGCTGCTGGAGACCCCGGCCGAGCTCAACGCCGGCGGCGAGCTGCTGGACGAGCTGCTCTCGCTGCCCGCGTACCGGGCGCTGGTCGCGGCCCGGGGCGACGTGCAGGAGGTCATGCTCGGCTACTCCGACTCCAACAAGGAGGCGGGCATCACCACCAGCCAGTGGTCGATCCACCGGGCGCAGCGGGCGCTGCGTGACGTGGCCGCCCGGCACGGGGTCCACCTGCGGCTCTTCCACGGCCGGGGCGGCACGGTGGGTCGCGGCGGCGGGCCGACGCACGAGGCGATCCTGGCCCAGCCGTACGGCACGCTGGACGGCGCGATCAAGGTGACCGAGCAGGGTGAGGTGATCTCCGACAAGTACACCCTGCCGTCGCTGGCCCGGGAGAACCTGGAGCTGACCCTGGCCGCGGTGCTCCAGGCCACCCTGCTGCACACCGCGCCGCGCCAGCCCGCCGAGCTGCTGGAACGGTGGGACGCCACGATGGACGTGGTGTCCGAGTCCGCGTACCGGTCGTACCGCTCGCTGGTGGAGGACCCGGACCTGCCCGCGTACTTCTGGGCGTCCACCCCGACCGAACTGCTCGGCGCGCTCAACATCGGATCCCGTCCGGCGAAGCGGCCCAACACCGGCGCCGGCCTGGCCGGGCTGCGGGCCATCCCGTGGGTGTTCGGCTGGACGCAGACCCGCCAGATCGTCCCCGGCTGGTTCGGCGTGGGCTCCGGGCTCGCCGCGGCCCGGGAGGCCGGGCTGGCCGACGTGCTCGCCGAGATGCACCGCAACTGGCACTTCTTCCGGACGTTCCTGTCCAACGTGGAGATGATGCTGACCAAGACCGACCTGACGATCGCCCGTCGGTACGTCGAGTCGCTGGTGCCGAAGAAGCTCCACCCGATCTTCGAGAAGATCGAGCAGGAGTACGAGCTGACCAAGCGCGAGGTCCTCGCCGTGACCGCCTCGCCCGCGCTGCTGGAGAACTCGCCGGTCCTCCAGCGCACCCTCGCGGTGCGGGACACCTACCTGGAGCCGCTGCACCACCTCCAGGTGGCGCTGCTGCGGCAGTACCGCGACTCGGGCGCCGCGGGCCGGGCGGTCGCCACGGCGCCGGGCGGCCGTCGCGCCCCGAGCGACGGTACGGCGTTGGAGCGTGCGCTGCTCACCACGGTCAACGGCATCGCCGCCGGAATGCGCAACACCGGCTGA